The genomic stretch GCCCAGATGCGCGGGCACCGTCCGAATCCAATGCTGACGCTTGATCCTTGCGCTGTTTTTCGACTTTTAATCCCCCCTTGCAGGgggaatttttgtttctcgttCATTACGATACGGACGACTGGTTGAATTTTCCGCACTTGAGAACGGTAAATATAAGGTAGCGAATCGGGAACGGTAGAGGTGTAACGAAATTCATAATCATGACCCCGTTACaaacgtgtgaaaattttaatccaCGCCGAGTGCGGCGATGTCGTGCTGGCCGAAACGCGCCGCAGTGAAAGTAAAAAACTTTCAGTCGCGACGATCAAGGTCATGCGTGTGTTGCACACATTCTCCGTTGGCGGAAATTATTACAAGCGGAATATTTGAAATGCCGCATCTTTGGTGCACAGTGCTGTTCACGGcgtattttattgtaaaattagtCATCACGTTCGAATGAATCGCGTGCAGAACCCGAATAACGGTCGTTAAATCTCGCGATAAAATTTGACGAGTTTTACCGCTATGCGGGGAAAGTTCCTGTCAGCTGTTACGGAAGTCGGATGATTCACGTCGAATCCATCATTCTCAGCTTAGCATTGTGGTGTTAAAGATAACGCACGACGCTTAACCATGCGTGATTTGCCGTAAGCCAGTAAGAGtgaatttcaacttttgaTCCACGCTCTTGTTACGTTGGCTGTAGCGTTCTGGTTACGCCGTTTCGCGTACGACTCTATCCTCACAAATTTCATAACTACATGTTACCCAATAGCCGTATACGCGCGAGCTTACACGAGCTTACCGTTACACCTGGAATTCAAAAACAAACCACAATACTAGGTGCTCGTTATACATTATTATGTGTACCAATGACACTTTTTGCACGTTCAATGAACGTAGTGAGTACCGTGCGTAATCGTCGTAGGTTTCCTCGATTATACCATAACGCGTCTTGTACGAGACGCGCTAACTCGAAACTTGACACTTTTCGTACAAGTCTATACACAGTGAATATTACGTACATGGTAAACTCTTCTTCCCGCAGAGGTCGTGGTAGATACACACGGTAGCTGGTTTGCTGGagctattattattttgacgCAGTAATGAGACCGCATCAAAATACGCTCCAATTAGTTAGGTTAATAGTTTAAACCGCGCGTTCTTCTCATACAGGTAAGTAAATTATCGCTCTGCACAGTTAAAAAACCAGAATTCTCAACACTTATGTCGGTCGATGCACCGCAACATTCTTTAGATAGCTACAGGATCGTAATATCGTCATTTTTATTAACGTCGACGGATAAACGACTCATTTTCAGGTAAATGTATAGTAAAAAATCGACCCTTCCTTTCGGGGCGCATCGGGCATTAAGAATATTTTGACACTCCAATTGACTGTCTTACATGTAAGTGACAAAATTCGCCGAAAATTCCCGTTTGACAAGGTTGTCAAGGTGAGTATATAACATAAATAAGGCGAGAATGTAGGTTCACCTTTGCGGTTGCAATTTTTGCTCATTTTAACGGGTTGTCGGCTGTATACTTTGGACTGAGGAATCCGCACCGTCGGTAACTAATAAGAATACAGTTTCCGGCACAACTCGAAAATACAAATgtattgcatattttttaactCGTTCAAGCTAGTGATGGTAATGCTATCAGACAGAATggtatgaaaatgaattttacaagTAAAACACCACCATTGACGTACAGAAacgattgaatttaaaatcaatttcagaTGATCAAGAAGATTAAATGATACACGGCATTGCgtgcatataataataattgagtCCTTGAGAACCGACCGTGACGAGGCTTGACGATCGACGTTTTCTCTCAAATAGTTCTACGAAAATATTGCAATTAACCACGATCGACGTAGCCGCTGATTGTTGCTTCTGTCCCGCGGATACGAAATAATTACCATGGGCTACATGAATATCGCTGTAACAACCTCGAGATGGATTCACTAAATTGTCACGCATCGCTTCGTCGACGGATATGTACACAATGCTGTTTACTGTTGACGATTAAAATTGCGGCAATAATACTAAATTTTACAGTTTGCAAAATCGATGGAAGCGAGCAACATGATATCCCGTAATAGctacaataaaaaaaactgtatatTACGCACAGACACCGCGTTTACAGTACGAGAACGCAAACAATTGGATAACCGTTATAAAAATACAGTTCGTGATCAGTTCACGCGTAAACATGACCGAATATATCATAAGCATCGCCTCGTGGACTgcttaaaagaaaaaaaaacgaaaaaggtAACGCCGATACTGTAGAATATATCACGAAGAGTCATTCAAATCAATGCTGAGTAGTTCGCGATCAGATTTTTTGCAACCGGAGAGGCACGCACGACCCGTACGTGATcatgacaatatttttcgcCCGTCAAATCGTAAACCTCTAAGTCTTATTTACTTGAAACGATTTCCGTGCGTGCCTGAAACCTTCTTTTCACAATTTTGCCGCGCGCTGATTGATCGCCATTGAAGTGCTGAACTCGTTGTCGTACAAGATGGCGACCGCTCACGAGCCATGGTGCGTACGGAACCAAAACCAGTTCCGCAACGAACCAGTTTGGAACTAGTTTTCAGTAGTTTTTTCATGAGCTAGCCGAGTTTCAGGCCAATACTTGGCAAATGTGGATTTCGCTTGAAACCGGCGTAACGAGAGGGAAGTCTAGACTCTGAGAATGGCCGAACATAATTCAAAAAACGGTAAGCGTGAAACTGTCCATTCGACGCTAGTGGTTCGGCGATTACCTGTGTATTCCGTTTCAACTTATTTTAATCTACACCCAGAGCGGCAGACAAACAGCCGAAGATTGTCATCTGAAAGTCAAGCGTTATGCGCAGTTCTTGCTCTTTTTTAAACTCTTGCTTacgaatttattcaatcataTCAAAAATCAACAAGGTTAACCTAACCTCAAGCCTAACTCTGTCGACCACTGACATTCGATGTATACAAGACGAATATGTAGAAATCACTCTTCCTTCCACTTTtcaattgtatatttttttacaacattaTGACAAACATGAAAATTACATGAGATATTTCACCCTAGAAAATGACGATATGCTGGAAATAAAAGTGGAACCTGCCGTTCAGTCGTATACAGAGGTAGAACATGGATACGCGGAATTTGAGAATTCAAATCTTATTCCATCGACGGCTGATGTAGGCGCGCTGAACTTGTGGACGAGCAAAGCGACTAGCTGCCTGATTACCCAGTACAAAAAGTACCGCTCTATGGTTGGTCAGACAACACGAATGAAGAGTCTGAGGGAAATGTTTGAGATGGTATCGTTGGAGATGCAGAAGTATGGCTTCTATTTCAGCGCCCAAAAGTGTGAAAACAAATGGCGAGTATTGGAACGGAAGTACAAGAATCTAGTTTACcgtgaaaagttgaaaaagcCTGGGAGAATGAGGCACTATGGACACTGGGAGCATAAGATAGCCTTGGATGAAATATTCAATGAAAGGAAACGAAAGATGTACTTAGATGACAATGATTATTCACCGCCTGGTGCCTCGAATAAGTTCACGTTAATCTTGCCAAAACCAGGCGGAGATAGCTGCAACAATACAGTTGAGGCCAATCAACCTCAACCCGTCGAAGATCCGCTGGCTGGAGCAACAGTAAATTCTCAAAGTGCCAAGGAATCTGATGAATCTGAAGACCTCCGGACCTGTTTAACCGTaatgtttgaaaagtttttagcAAGGATGGACAAAAACTTTATCACTCAACAGCAGAATAAAGAGAGAAGACACAAGGAGAAAATGGCAATTCGACAAAGCGAATTGGAGCTACAAAAGAAACTGTTCAAATTAAAGGAACAGAAAATGGCTCTAAAGAAAAGTCAACTGTTAGCTGCAGCTCAACATGTCCATCTAAATATGGAATGAAAACCAGGAAAATTGACATTTCATACGCTCAACAAATCTACGTTTTTGTACATTGAAGAACAAGTCTTTCTTTGCACATCAAATTCTGCATTCAGCACTGAAATTCAATCTCTGATATAAGTTACCACTGCTCCAACAATGAAAAACTACGCTTCTAGTGATAAGTGTGTAATCCGATTGCGGCAATGTGATTTTAAAGTGgtatcaaaaattaatttattagtTATTAATTACTTTAATAACTGTTACGAtgaatttcattgatatttATAAAGTTTTGTATACATTCCCTGCAAACGTGTgtatacgattttcatttacGTTTATTGTACAGTTATTGATCAATCTAAACAAATAGTCATAATCAACTTCAATTTAATTGTCCGCTGGTTTTTCTTCGATAGCATGTTACTCTAGGTAAGCGGATCTACAATTATGACCTTACCAGCAAACTAACGTAGTTAATTCTATTTATTCTGTGTTTTATAAATAGTTTTGCACTGGCATTATCATTTATTTGCGAATGActataatgtatgtatgtacgttgACAAAACATTGTCATGACTAGCgctattatatatattatacatgcgcAAGGCAGGGCATCCTAGTAATACAGTACAACGGAGTATCTCAAAGTTATCTAGTATTTAGAGCTGTCATCAAAATGCTcctttttttatacaaataaattctttattacttcatttataatttttgaaatcaaatattatataGTCGATGAACTGTATAGACTTGTTATCAACCTTGCATCTCCATTTATCGACCGTAAGTAACATAACGAGTTCTGGGGATAAGTGAGCCACGAACACGAATTTTACACCGCTACTCGGTAAGCCGTCCTGGATACCACTGTTggcaatttttattcgatcgaCATTTTATTAAAGTTCGAGCGATaacgttttgaattttttttcttatatctcCATTCTCAAAAATGTACGGTAGTCGTGTATTTATGTAAATTCGAACGGAAAACGTAATTCCTTCCTCATAACCATACAAATTGCTCCGAAAATATTTGTCCTGATTAATAAAAGTtctcaaataatttttgcGATGAACAAAAGTGCGAAAAAAACGGCATGCGTGgggattgaatttttgttgattatGAGAACGTTAACGCTTGGCAAAGAAGACTTCTGTTCCAGCGTAGGGTATGCCTGTGTTACGAATGTTGCTTCTGTAATTACGCCTATCAATTATGGCCAACTACTACGTGTGCTCTATACTTGAGCTGCTTCTGATGGCTTAATTTATTGGGTCGAGCTGCAAAGGCTGCAGTAACTGACCTTATTGATCGCGTATAACAACCACCCATTGAGAAGCATTTCGCCGGATTACCTGTCCTCGTATATATCCACGAGAACCATTAAACGCTAgatcattaattttcttcactcCTTTTTTGATACTTGTTTTGTTTCTCTTAATTGCCAACCCGCAGGTGGATCGtatgaatgaatatttattttctcgctCATGACACGGAAATTGCAGCAGTTTTACCGTTACATGCCTATTCTGCCACGATCATGGCAATTCAGTGTGCAACTTGTGTGTCATATTCGTTAATCATTATTGATTGTAACTGTTCAACTAATCGAATAATCCCAGTAATTTCGTTCTCGTGAACTTCGTATGTCCGTATGTACATGTGTGGCAACTAccgttgaaatttcattcaaccgATGCACCTTTTCTTTGAATTATAAAACCTTGATCGAGTGTTCCATGCTGCAGTAAACGACAAAGTACGCACAACATATGTCAAATGGAAGTATTAATTGATCATTGTTCAGTTATGCACTTTAATATTTAAACTGATCGTGTGTCAGCCTCGAACTGAAAGTAAGCCGATTATTCGAGAAAATGCCATAGAGtatcaaatttaatttgtgCTATTAAATGCATTTTGAAAAGTTGCAGAGCGTATTACAACAATGAACTGAGTCAAAGAGGTCTGTGGGTCACGGTGCTCAATGAACGcgaatttttctcattgtccACGAGAATTATGGGAACATGAGAGCAGACAACTCGCACGGGAAGATTCCCatgcaaaaataataaagcGAGCATATATTTTCTCCTAATTAAAAGTTTCGCGAGCGTGGTGAGGATGTAAAAAAAGTTGCATACCGCAACAGCATTCCGAAGCAGTCAAATGATCAGAGACGTTGGCTTTACAACCCATACCTACGTGCGGAGTACACGAAACAAGTCAGGGTAGACTGCCGTACATCGTTGCTCGCTGGGATACGGTGTCACCTTACATTATCCAGTGCGTGACGATTATCAGAatggaatttcgaaaaatccaACTAGGTATACACGATACGCAAGACGCGATCGAGAGTTTCCTGTCCATGCTCATCTGCACCATCTGAAAAATCTAGAAGCAAATGAATCGGAATAAAGTAGAAATGATCGCGAACATGCGGGCATAATTCAGGCTCAACAACCTCGAGCTGACATGTCCGACGCTTATGTATAACTACGTGTAACATGTATGTTATATTGATCCACATAACTGGTGTAATTGGGGTTCGTCAAAAATGTGACCGTATCGATTTTTCACAGGCCCATTACCACAGGGGTGGAACTCTCTATTTAATTAACACCCGTAGCGTagcttttttcttcttctttcggcGAGAAACTTGATCCGAATGCCTTACGCGGTAAGGCGGCAGGAATCTTGGTTAAAATGCCCGTTCccaaattatttatacatatagtagCGCGTGCAGCAAAGTTACCTACCTCAACCCCGCAGAGTTTATCGCTTATATTGCACAGTGAGTGACGAGCGTTTCTGCGGCAAACACATGACCGCCAGTTTCTGATTTTCTACGTTGCTTCAACTTATTTTCTCACTTCTATCTGGCCACTTAACACGCAGTAATGGCAATTGATTCAACCAGTTGGTAAAGGAACAGAGGAATTCATTgaatgtaatttaaaaaaagaaatgttttgcTACAGAAAACAAAGTTCATTACATTATGTTCGTCAAAGTGACAAGTTTTTCGAAGGCCTGGAGGTCTAGGAAAACGCAATCGTATCTGCCGCAGGTGGGGTACGATATATCTATGCGTCATTCACCCTGAtcgtctttcttttttttttttctcttttctttcctcacTTTATTACGTCGTGTATAAAAACTCGAACCCCACGGAACGCAATTCCGAAAAGGAAAGTCCCATATAGATTTCAACAATTGCTTCAAGTTATACGCAGCGCGTTGGCCTTGCCCCTGCAGCGATATTGACagtgaaatattgtaataccTGCTTGAATTTGGCGAGGAAATGGTTTCGATCGGCCACGAGGAAGGCGGTGAGTATTCGCAAGGCAAATAGAGGCAAAATTGCGATACTTTGCCACTCGTGGCACGAATAACGTGCCACAAGGCTGCAGAACGCTCGTCACGTTGAAATGACAGGGTAACATTTGCTACAGAAATCCTACACTGATAGAACCCCGCCACTCCGTCAAGTGTCAGGTTATCTAGAAGGACCGAGGAGATTGGGAACTGTATAAGCCACTCGTCGATTCACCAAACCGATTTTATCCCACCGAAGCTACTGGACCGTGCCGGATATTACGATTGCTTTTTGCCCACCGGTGTATCTGCGTATATAAAACACTCGGCGGTTcagtggagaaaaaaattgttaacgTATCTTGCCGCTATATATTCTCACGATAAACTCGGTAATTGAATAAGCGTATAAGGGGGGAGTGGGAGGGGAGTACAGCTTGcacggtctaaaatcatatCTATATTtaagagttttttttaaagaaagtGAAAACACATAGAGCAAATTGAGTTTGAAGGCCTCATTATTTctagtttcaagaacattttagaatttgTTCATTGAAAATCATAACAAAATGGCAGCATGATGCACATAAGTAACGAACGACCACGTTGTCAATCCGGTGGCGCAGATTCTTGGTCAATTTTGATTCGATCGacttaaaattttgacagaATCTTCAAAACTTGTTCATCGATTACAGTTTGTGgctagatttttgaatttctatctcaatatttttttctaaaaattttcgtaacaattttttgttcataattgcatatatttggaaaaaaaacttttttaacaTTTGAGCTACGAACTCCAACCCGAAAAGGTGTttttaactgaaaatttttttctatccgtCACAAGGTGGATAGGGATATCAGGAGATGCGCCACCGCAAAAGCTCTTGAGATCGgagtcgttcgctacttatgTGAGCAATGCagccattttgttattaatttcaatgaattttgtgaaaattctaaaatattcttgcaactataaataataaatcccTCAAACACAAATTGCTAcaagtgtttttattttctccaatAACGTAAATgttaaaattgacaaaaatttatgccACGTTCACAAAATCAACTATATCAACTATAAGTGTATggtaaaattgatattgtgtTTATAGTGAGCCAAACGATAATTTGAGTAAATTctagtataaaaattatcttccCGACTATAATATTTTAACTATACAGATTTTTAA from Neodiprion virginianus isolate iyNeoVirg1 chromosome 3, iyNeoVirg1.1, whole genome shotgun sequence encodes the following:
- the LOC124301083 gene encoding uncharacterized protein LOC124301083, producing MAEHNSKNENDDMLEIKVEPAVQSYTEVEHGYAEFENSNLIPSTADVGALNLWTSKATSCLITQYKKYRSMVGQTTRMKSLREMFEMVSLEMQKYGFYFSAQKCENKWRVLERKYKNLVYREKLKKPGRMRHYGHWEHKIALDEIFNERKRKMYLDDNDYSPPGASNKFTLILPKPGGDSCNNTVEANQPQPVEDPLAGATVNSQSAKESDESEDLRTCLTVMFEKFLARMDKNFITQQQNKERRHKEKMAIRQSELELQKKLFKLKEQKMALKKSQLLAAAQHVHLNME